The stretch of DNA ACTCTATAGTGAACAAGGAGAAGTAAAGAAGGCATTGGAATCATATGAGACAGTCTTAAAGGAGTGCAATGAAATTGCAGGTGTAAGCATTTTTCAACGAATAGCGGAGCTTTTAAGTGCCTCAGGCGAATTTGAAGAAGCTCTATTCTATTATGAGAAATCAATCAATGAGAAATTAGAGATTAATACGCTTTTTGGTTATGCATTTACCGCGCTTCAAGCAGGATATAATCGAACATCAATCGAGAAGTTTGAGGAATTGAAAGGATTGGACCCAGAATACCATTCCCTATATCTCCATTTAGCTAAGGCGTATGAACGGGAAGAAGAACTGGAAAATAGCTTAACTGTTATACAAGAAGGTATTAAGCAGGATGAATTTAATAAAGATTTATTTTTCTTCGGTGGCAAAATTGCCATTAAACTCGCAAAACCTGAGCTTGCCGAACAATATTTCCGCGAGGCACTTGCATTAGATCCAGGCTTTACAGAAGCAGCCCTTACACTTAATAAACTCTTTTTTCAGCAAGAAAGGTATGAAGCAGTCATTGATTTAATCTCACAGCTGGACTTTGTAGATGATGAGGAGCCCCAACTTTTATGGGATGCCGCCCTTGCTTATGATAAGTTAGAGGAATATTCCGATGCATTAGACAAATATGAGAGTGCATATACTTTCTTTAAGAATAATGAAGCATTTATGAACGATTATGGTTATTTTTTAATTGAGGAAGGAAAAAACGACCTTGCTGCCGAAATTTTTAAACAGTTACAAAAAGGTGATCCAACAAATGGGGAATATGCTGATTTGCTTGACCGTCTATTAAGTAGAGAGAATTAATAAAAATGCTGAATATACAGAGGAGGGAAACTATATATGGCAACCCCTGTTTCTGTCAACGAGAAAAAGGACTTTATTCGTTGGTTTTTAAATCATTATCAATTAAAAAGAAGAGAATGTGTTTGGATTCTTAATTATTTAATGAGTCACGACCAATTAATGGAGAAGGTTCATTTTGTAGAGCAAGCACAGTATTGTCCGCGCGGTTTGATTATGTCAACTCACTGCGTTGATAAAGTACCATTTCGCTTTTATAAGGAAAATGTTATGACAACTGATGCTGAAAAATCCTTTCATGATATTCGGTTAAATCGTGACGAAGATATTTTTATTCAATTAAACTTTCATGCTTCTAATCAAGCGCATCAATATGCGGCAGTATTAGAAGAAAATCCATTTGTTCCCAAACACCTTCAAGTAAATGAAAAAGACGGTATTGTAGCAGAACAATTTTTACAAAACAGTATTGAGCGGTTTCAACGAGAAAAGCTGCTTCAATTAATTGATGAAGCACTTGATAAGCAGGATAAAATTGCTTTTAGTGCATTAACAGAAAAGCTAAATCAACTAAAAGAAGCAGAGAAAAATGGAAGCTTGCGCTAAGCAGGCTTCCATTTTTGTATGGTTAATGAAATCTTTTCCCAATTTTCCTTTTATATTTTATTTGAAAAAATGATATGATAGATGTAATGATGAAAAAAGGGTTGGTGTCATAAATGAAGTGGGTTTCAAAGGATATAGAAACATATTTAACGGCAAAGGAATACGTGGATACAGCAGTTATCCCCTTATACTCTGTATCATTAGGGAATGAAATGTTGCAATCAGCCTCAAGCGCTGAATTTATTACGTTACTTACCAACTACTTAGAAAGACAATTTACTGGAAGACTCTTGTTGGTTCCACCTTTTACATACTTAAAGAATGATAATCCAGAAGGTATTATTCTGCAGTTGAAGAAATGGGAAGATAATATTGAGAAGAACGAGTTTAAACATATTTTTTACATAACGTCAGAGAGCGATTGGAAAATGTATGAGAATCAGCTTTCAGGTTCACTTATCTGGCTTCCGGCCCTTCCACTTGAACATTTGAGTGATTCCCAAAAGGTTTCCATGATTGAGAGCCAGGTAAAGCAGCTGTTGAGCCTTTTTACGCAAAAATGGCATGAAAATTTGTAATTCTTTGCGGTTTAACATGTTTTTAAAATAGTATGATATTGACCTAGGATTAAGATTGATATATCATGGTTATGTCCTAGTTTTATATGTGTTTAATTTATGTCCGATGGACTTAACTTGTGAATAGAGGGGGGATAAGCATGAGTAAGCATCGCGTATCAAGAAGACAATTTTTAACTTACACACTTACAGGTGTAGGGGGATTTATGGCAGCAGGAATGTTAATGCCAATGGTTCGTTTTGCAATTGATCCAGTATTAACTGCAGAAGCAGGTGGAGATTTTATTGCAACTCCATTGAAGATTTCCGACATTACTTCAGAACCACAACGAGTTGATTTCACGTTTGAGCAAAAGGATGCTTGGTATACTTCAGACGTTACAAATACTGCCTGGGTTTATAAGGATGAACAGGATAACATAGTTGCCCTATCTCCAGTCTGTAAACATTTAGGCTGTACAGTTGCTTGGGGTACTGATAAAGCACATCCTGACGAATTTTTCTGTCCATGTCACTTTGGACGATATACAAAGGATGGAACAAACGTTAAAGGGACTCCACCAATTGCACCACTGGATGTATATCCATTACAAGAAAAAGACGGTTTACTTTATTTAGGTAAAGCTGAGCCTAAGACAAAGGAGGCGTAATCATTGTTAAACAAAATTTACGATTGGGTAGATGAACGTTTAGATATTACGCCTTTGTGGCGCGATATCGCAGATCATGAGGTTCCTGAGCATGTCAATCCAGCGCATCACTTTTCTGCGTTTGTTTACTGTTTTGGCGGTATGACATTCTTTGTTACTGTTATTCAAATTCTTTCTGGTATGTTCTTAACGATGTACTATGTACCAGATATTAAAAACGCGTGGGAATCTGTATTCTACTTGCAAAATCAAGTAGCTTTCGGTCAAATTGTACGCGGAATGCATCACTGGGGTGCTAGTTTAGTTATTGTAATGATGTTCTTACATACATTACGCGTTTTCTTCCAAGGCGCATACAAAAAGCCTCGTGAACTTAACTGGATTGTTGGGGTACTCATTTTCTTCATCATGCTAGCTTTAGGTTTAACAGGTTATTTATTACCTTGGGATATGAAAGCGTTGTTCGCTACAAAAGTTACACTTCAAATTATAGAAGCAACACCGTTTATTGGTGTTCATCTTAAAACGTTACTATCGGGTCATGAGACGATTGTTGGTGCTCAAACCTTAACTCGTTTCTTTGCGATTCACGTGTTCTTCTTACCTGCTGCTTTATTTGGCTTAATGGCAGCTCACTTCATGATGATTCGTAAACAGGGTATTTCTGGACCACTATAATACTCTACATATGATTCCGAACTACTTATAATCTTAAATTACGAATAAAGGAGGGGGATTGTTCGATGCATCGCGGTAAAGGAATGAAGTTCGTTGGTGACTCACGTGTATTGGCACCTGAGGCACGTACGAAAAAGAATATTCCGAAGGATTACTCAGAGTACCCTGGTAAAACAGAGGCATTTTGGCCTAACTTCCTTTTGAAAGAATGGTTGGTAGGTGCAGTATTTCTTGTCGGTATTTTATGTTTAACAGTTGCACATCCTAGTCCACTTGAAAGGATTGCGGATCCGTCAGATACAGGATATGTTCCAATGCCGGACTGGTATTTCTTATTCTTATATCAATTGCTGAAGTATGAATTCGCAGCAGGACCTTACACAGTAGTCGGTGCGATGGTTATTCCAGGACTAGCTTTTGGAGCATTACTATTAGCGCCTTTCCTAGATCGTGGACCAGAGCGACGTCCAAGTAAGCGTCCATTAGCTACTAGCTTTATGCTATTAGCAATAGCGGCGATTACATTTTTAACATGGCAGTCTGCTTCTACCCACGATTGGGAAGCTGCAAAAGAATATGGTAAAATCGTAGCAACCGCTGACATTGACAAGACATCTGAAGAATACAAAATTGCCTCAGATAATACTTGTTTATCTTGTCACGGTGATGCCTTCCAGGGTGGAGCAGCTGCACCATCTTTGGTGGATACTGGATTATCTGCAGAAGAAATTTCAAAAATTGCAAAAGAAGGTATAGGAGCTATGCCTCCAGGAGTTTTCAAAGGTGACGACGAACAGCTTAAAAAGCTTTCTGAATACATTGCGAACTTAGGGAAATAATAACTGATTGAAAAAAGCTGACGTAATCTCGTCAGCTTTTATTATTAATAAAATAATTGAAAAGAGGAATAGAAGTGAAATGGATTTATCCTCTATTGGCCAATAGATCATTTTTACTATTGTTATTGATAATCAATATTGCTGGAACGATTTACGGCTACGTATGGTATGGCTGGCAATTAAAAGAAACACCTGCTTTATTTCTAATATTTGTTCCGGACAGCCCTACAGCAAGTTTATTTTTTGTCTTTGTTATCGCTGCATTCCTTTTAAAAAAGAATTGGCCCCTTATGGAAGCACTTGCAATTGTAACTTTATTTAAATATGGAATATGGGCTGTAGTAATGAATCTCCTAGTCTTCTTTGCTCAAGGAGAGTTAGATTGGATTGGGGTCATGTTGATTTTTTCACATTTTGCTATGGCAGTCCAAGCAATATTATATTCTCCCTTTTATCGTTTTAAATGGTGGCATCTAATTGTCACAGCGATTTGGACACTACATAATGATGTTATTGACTACGTTTTTTTCATGCTGCCTCGATACCACATGCTAAATGAGGTTACACCTCAAATTGGCTACTTTACCTTTTGGCTTTCAATCTTATCAATCATTATAGGCTATTATTTTGTTTTACGCCCTACTAGATTTAAATTAGAACTAAAATAGTAAATGATAGGATAAAAGATGGTCTAACCTTGTCCACCCTTTCATACATTTTATTAGTAATGATAGGGGGGACAAGGTTTGAAGTATAAATGGTTACTAATATCTTTAATTGTCATTATGCTCACTCCCATGACGGTAAGTGCGACTTCGCATACGCCGATAGAGAAGCTAGATAATATCTCTGATGAAGCACTTCAAATGGTTAAATTTCAGAGGTATGAAGATGGCAAAAAGCTGTTGAGTTATTTTTCAGAGCAATTCACGGATATTTCCAGCAAAGAACATCCTTTTACAATGGATGAATTAAGAATTATTACTGTATCCCATGATGAGGCAATGGAAGCAGCTGTTAGTTCTAATATGGAATATGAGGAAAGGGTCCAAAGACTTACGAAGTTTCGTCTTGTCGTGGATGCTATTGCAACTAGCCATCAGCCTCTTTGGACAGAAATGAAGAATCAAATTATGACTGCCTTCCAGGATGCGAGAGAAGCTGCAAGCACTGGTGATTCTGAAAACTTTCATTCCAATTTTAATACGTTTATGTCCTTATACAACG from Neobacillus sp. CF12 encodes:
- a CDS encoding tetratricopeptide repeat protein, which produces MDRVNKIITMLENGQHNEAINEYNVVLTKGQPDEKFLLAEEMFQFGFLTESKALVENLLAIYPEEGELLVLLGDILVESGDEEQAILELEKISEHDPSFGQSLLLLADLYQVQGLYEVCERKLQKAKAILPDEVIIDFALGELYSEQGEVKKALESYETVLKECNEIAGVSIFQRIAELLSASGEFEEALFYYEKSINEKLEINTLFGYAFTALQAGYNRTSIEKFEELKGLDPEYHSLYLHLAKAYEREEELENSLTVIQEGIKQDEFNKDLFFFGGKIAIKLAKPELAEQYFREALALDPGFTEAALTLNKLFFQQERYEAVIDLISQLDFVDDEEPQLLWDAALAYDKLEEYSDALDKYESAYTFFKNNEAFMNDYGYFLIEEGKNDLAAEIFKQLQKGDPTNGEYADLLDRLLSREN
- a CDS encoding ReoY family proteolytic degradation factor; translated protein: MATPVSVNEKKDFIRWFLNHYQLKRRECVWILNYLMSHDQLMEKVHFVEQAQYCPRGLIMSTHCVDKVPFRFYKENVMTTDAEKSFHDIRLNRDEDIFIQLNFHASNQAHQYAAVLEENPFVPKHLQVNEKDGIVAEQFLQNSIERFQREKLLQLIDEALDKQDKIAFSALTEKLNQLKEAEKNGSLR
- a CDS encoding YpiF family protein, translated to MKWVSKDIETYLTAKEYVDTAVIPLYSVSLGNEMLQSASSAEFITLLTNYLERQFTGRLLLVPPFTYLKNDNPEGIILQLKKWEDNIEKNEFKHIFYITSESDWKMYENQLSGSLIWLPALPLEHLSDSQKVSMIESQVKQLLSLFTQKWHENL
- a CDS encoding ubiquinol-cytochrome c reductase iron-sulfur subunit, which produces MSMSKHRVSRRQFLTYTLTGVGGFMAAGMLMPMVRFAIDPVLTAEAGGDFIATPLKISDITSEPQRVDFTFEQKDAWYTSDVTNTAWVYKDEQDNIVALSPVCKHLGCTVAWGTDKAHPDEFFCPCHFGRYTKDGTNVKGTPPIAPLDVYPLQEKDGLLYLGKAEPKTKEA
- the qcrB gene encoding menaquinol-cytochrome c reductase cytochrome b subunit, with product MLNKIYDWVDERLDITPLWRDIADHEVPEHVNPAHHFSAFVYCFGGMTFFVTVIQILSGMFLTMYYVPDIKNAWESVFYLQNQVAFGQIVRGMHHWGASLVIVMMFLHTLRVFFQGAYKKPRELNWIVGVLIFFIMLALGLTGYLLPWDMKALFATKVTLQIIEATPFIGVHLKTLLSGHETIVGAQTLTRFFAIHVFFLPAALFGLMAAHFMMIRKQGISGPL
- a CDS encoding menaquinol-cytochrome c reductase cytochrome b/c subunit, whose amino-acid sequence is MHRGKGMKFVGDSRVLAPEARTKKNIPKDYSEYPGKTEAFWPNFLLKEWLVGAVFLVGILCLTVAHPSPLERIADPSDTGYVPMPDWYFLFLYQLLKYEFAAGPYTVVGAMVIPGLAFGALLLAPFLDRGPERRPSKRPLATSFMLLAIAAITFLTWQSASTHDWEAAKEYGKIVATADIDKTSEEYKIASDNTCLSCHGDAFQGGAAAPSLVDTGLSAEEISKIAKEGIGAMPPGVFKGDDEQLKKLSEYIANLGK
- a CDS encoding DUF1405 domain-containing protein — translated: MKWIYPLLANRSFLLLLLIINIAGTIYGYVWYGWQLKETPALFLIFVPDSPTASLFFVFVIAAFLLKKNWPLMEALAIVTLFKYGIWAVVMNLLVFFAQGELDWIGVMLIFSHFAMAVQAILYSPFYRFKWWHLIVTAIWTLHNDVIDYVFFMLPRYHMLNEVTPQIGYFTFWLSILSIIIGYYFVLRPTRFKLELK
- the ypjB gene encoding sporulation protein YpjB, coding for MKYKWLLISLIVIMLTPMTVSATSHTPIEKLDNISDEALQMVKFQRYEDGKKLLSYFSEQFTDISSKEHPFTMDELRIITVSHDEAMEAAVSSNMEYEERVQRLTKFRLVVDAIATSHQPLWTEMKNQIMTAFQDAREAASTGDSENFHSNFNTFMSLYNVIYPSMKIDVSAENIQRLDARINFIDEYRSEVVNNQKSLEELEGLEMDLKNLFENMDEDEADPSLWWVIISTGSIIILTLSYVGWRKYQGEKNMKKNRSRVHKD